A stretch of DNA from Nitrospira sp.:
TCCCTTCCCGAGCCTCTGCTTCACGACTAGGTCTCACACCGCAGGTATTCCCTCGAGAACAGAATTTCCGACCCATTCGCGCCAACGTTCGCATACACGCACACGTTCAGTCTGCCACTGATCGACAAAGGGATTTTTGATGTGATCCCCCGATCGCACCAACCCGTTCTTCTCATAAATTCGCTTGCCGCCGGTCCAAACCATGTTCCCATGACGACTCGTCCTTGAATGACAATGGCGGCACGGCCTGGCGTGCCGAATAGCGTGACAGCAGGACATTACTTCAAGATGCGGACCATTCCATCGGAAGGAACCGTCATCTTTCTATTTCAGAGACTTGTGTATTGTACGTATTTATAAGGCACTGACGGGGGACTCACCTACATATCCGAATGGATACAGGCGGACGTGCGGAGAGATACATACTAAGCGGAACTCGCGGAGGCAGCGACCACCTTACCTACCACTCACCGGCGGTCACCGCCCCCATGCCCGGAATATCCGGCGTACGCCGTTAGCTGGGTCCGGGAGGATCTTCGTGATCCTCTCCCGTGAGTGCTTCGGCCTCTATCGCTTCAAGCCCCTGCAGGTCCGTCAAAATACTCTGCAACACCTGCCGGCGCTGCTGGAGGCCTTTCTTTGGCATATCCCGTGCCTGCGGTTCCTGCGCGGATTCAGGCAGGTTCACAATCGCTTCGGCCTCGCCCACCGTGGCGTACTTGTACGATTCGACATACTGGTGCGTGCCGCCGAACATCCTGGCCAGAATCGCTTCGGTCTCTTCGTCAAATGCCTCGAAGGTCGGATGCACGCCCGTACGGTGCGCCAGCGCCTCGAGCTTCTCGATTTGCGCCCTGATGTCGTCGTGTCTCGTTCGGACCTGGTACATGGAATTGACTTCAACCATAGCGTGGCCTCCTCTCGTGTCCTTTTCTATACCCCTTCCTTGAGGGACTGCGAGCTAGGCATTCCCCGAGGGGACGCCTGTCGGTCGGTCGCATGAGGGGGATCAGCGTAAGGTCTCGTCGGCCAGCCGGCGTAAGAGGTACGCCACAATGACAATGTTCACCGCCAGCACCGCCGCGCCCGACATCGACCAGTCGCGCATGACCAGATGCCATTCCCCCGGCAGCAGAACACAGGTGGAAATGACCGTCAGGTAGGCGGCCCACGACGCCTCACTCCACAGGCCGAATCCTTCGATCAACAGCAAAGCGGCATAGCCCAAGCTGACCAGGCTCATCACCACCACGCTATGGCGTGGCAGTGCGTCAACCGTGAGCACCAACGCATGCAGCAGCCGTTGGTGGGCCGTCACATGCAGTCCGTCGAGCAGGGGGGACAAGAAGGCGTCGATCTCCGGGTCGATCCAGCGGAGAAAGCCTGAGCCCGCAAGCAGGACTAATAACCCTTTCCACACCTTGAAGAGCGCAATGGGCGCAAGGCTCGACCGGTGCGGCGGGTCGCTCATCTGCATCGCGCAATCTCCGGCAGCACGCTGGCCATTAGCCCTTGCTCATGGAGCCTCTCTTCCCCTAAGCTACTTCCGATACCCGCGTGACTCACCATGAAAGGTTCGCCCTCATGCACGAGCACTTCGCCCAGCGCCTGGCTGACGATTGGATCGCAGCCTGGAACCGGCACGACCTCCAGGCCATTCTGAGCCACTATGCACCGGACATCGAGTTTACCAGCCCGTTTGTATCCGCGCTATCCGCAGATGCGTCCGGTACAATCCGAGGCCTCGACCGGGTGCGGACGTATTTTCGACAGGGACTCACCGCCTATCCGGACCTGCGCTTTGAGCTCGTCCGAGTCCTCGTAGGTGTGGGCAGCCTCGTCTTGTACTATCGCAGCAGCGTGCAGGGATTGCTGGCGGCGGAAATGATGATCGTCAACGGCGAGGGCCTGATTCAAACGGTCCGCGTGCACTATGTGAAGGAATAAGCCGCTCACGGGCAATTCACCTGTTTTTCAGGGAATTCCCTATTCCCTTCACCGCACCGGTCAGGCATAGTGGGCGCGACCGTATCAAACCCCATCGGCACGTCGCCTGTCATGGACACCGTCACCAATGCCTGAGCTGATCATGCCGACCCGTCGTGTGCGCAAATCCAGCATGTATCGCTTTCACGATTCAGCACGTAAAGATCGAAAGTTTATGCTGGCCGCGCTGGCGGCCGCACTCATCCTCGCCGCCCTGCTCCTTTCACATCTGGGGCTGGACCTGTTCCCTACCACGGCCAAATAGTCGCGTTTTACGGCGCGTTCAGCTATCTTCGCATCAGCGCCGCCAGAGCCCTTCTGCCTGGAGCCCTATGCCCGGCACGGCCCGCCGTCGCAACATATGATGTGGATCGTCTATATTCTGGAATGCGCCGATGGCAGCCTCTACACAGGCATCACAAACGACTTGGCGCGGCGCCTGCGCGCGCATGCCAGCGGGAGGGGCGCGAAGTACACGAAACGGCGGGGACCGTTTACGGTGCGGTACACCGAATCGTGGGAAAGCAAGGGTGCAGCCTTGCAACGTGAGGCCGCGATCAAATCATTGGATCGGGCGGCCAAGCAGGCGCTGCTGGCTGCTGGTCCCTAACGCCGTCGCGAAACCGGCAGGAATCTTCATCTTGTGCGCGGCGCCTTCTTCTTGGATGTTGCCGCTGGTGTAGTCGGCTTCTTCTTCGACGACGATCTTTTCGCAGTTCCCCCCAAGACAATCACAGGCTTTTCCGGAGAGAAGGCGTCCTCGATCCGACTCTTGCCGTTTGTCGCAACAATGACGAGCCCCTGATGCTTTTCGATGCTCTGCAAGAGGTACGATACGTCAGCCTGTGCGAACCGATCCCGCGCATCCTGGACCCGGCTGCGCTTCCCGAACAGGGCATCCGCCTCGTCGAAAAACAGAATCGATCCATGGCGATTCGCCATGTCAAACACGCGTGTCACGTTTTTTTCTGTCTCGCGGGCATGGGCACTCACGACCGCCGACAAATCCACGCTGGCAAGGTGCAATTGCAGCTCCTCCGCCAACACCTCCGCCGCTTTTTGCCGGCGGAGTGGGGTGGCTCCGGACAACACGATCACCGCACCGGATGGTTGGCCGGCACGTGCGCTCCTGGTCTTCTTCGCAGGCCTGGTCTGCTTTGGTTGCGAGGCCTGCTTCTTTTGCCGGGGCCCTGTTGCACCTGCCATGGTCTTCATCCCTTTCCGCGTCTAAGTTGCCGCTTGTCACACTTCCGTCAGAGAAACAGGCGCTGAGTATAACTGGTTCTTGGATTTGTCGCTGAATTTCTTCGTCGCTGATCAGAATGTGGTCGATCCAGGCAGATGTGAGCGAAGCGGACAACCTCAGCATACCTGCTTGACCTCACCGGGACGCAGATGCAAAGGTACGTGCCGGTTCACTCCCATAGAGACCCCCATTCTACGGCTTGATGGAGACGCAGTATGATCGGTTTCTGGTTCCTCTTCCTTTGGTGCCTGCCGGCTCAGGTCTGGGCCGTTTCGCCGGGAGAGGTCACGCCTGCCGCCTCGCCGAACCAGCTCTCCGGCCATGAATTGCTTCGCATCGGCGAGGTTCACGACAAACAGGAACATTGGCCCGAGACGTTGACCTATTACCAACTCGCCTTGTCGAAGTTCCGGGAGAAGAAGCAACAGCAGGGCATTGCCACCGCCCTCATGAAGATCGCGCGCGTGCATGAGCGGCAAGGCAAACTGCAAGAGGCCCATACATCGTTGCAGGAGGCCGAGCACTTGTTCGCGCAGGCTGCTGATCGATCCGCTCATGCCGAAGCGCTGCTGGCGATGGGTCGTGTGGCCGCACAACTGGGACAACGTGAGGAGTCTCGCGACGCGCTGATGAGAGCCGCCGCTCTCTTCACCCGCGTGAGGAATGCAAGAGGGTGGAACGAAACGATGGTGCAGTTGGGACTGCTGCAGGTCGTCGAAGGCTCGGCCGATGCCGGTCTCTCGTCCTTGCAGCAGGCGGCGGAGGAGGCTCGCACTCGACGCCATGTCGATCAGCAGTTCACCGCGACCGTCGCGCTCGGAGACGCTTATTGGCTGCTGGGGCGACTCGAAGACGCACGCACGCACTACCTGGACGCACTGGCGCTGGCCCAGACGGAGCATCACCTGCCGTTCGAAGGCATGCTGCATCTGCGGCTCGCCCGACTCGATCAAGGGAAGGAGACGCTGAATGACCGCGTGGCGCTGGGGAAACGCGCCATTCAAATTGCGCAGGCGATACACGATACCGCCGCGGAGGCCGAGGCCTGGTCGCTCCTCGCAGACCTTCACCGGCAATCAGGGCAGCAAGCGGAAGCGGACGCGGCGGAGACGCGGGCACTGGCTCTCTATCGTAGCCGGGAACTCTTCGTGCACGGCGTGCAGTAGCCAAAGGCCTGCCCGAACACCTGCCCAAACCTGCTCGCGTTCAACGCCACCCAGGCCGATCACACCGGCCTGGTCGCGCGCCAGGCGGTCCCCGCCCCGATCAACAGCAGCACCGTCGAGAGCAAATAGGGCGCGCCCGGTAGGTGCCAGTCGGCTTGCGGGCCGATGAAGGCCGCAAACGTCTGTGTGAACAACGTCGGCCCGAGTAGCCCCGCGATGCCGGTCAGGCACGCAATCGCCCCTTGCAACTGTCCCTGTTCTGATGCGCTCACCCGGCGCGTCATGAAGACCTGCGCGGAGGGACCGGCGAGCCCCCAAAACGCCATCACCGGAATACCCAGGCAATAGACAAACGGCGTGGGCGCAAGGCCGTAGATGGCAAAGCCGGTCGCGCCACACAGGAGTCCCGTGAGCAATGTCCGGCGCTCTCCCAGTTTCGCCGTGATGGGCCGCACCAATGTGCCTTGGACGATCATGGCGCAGATCCCGACCGCCGCCAGCGTGAAGCCGACCGCCGACGGACCCCAGCCGTACCGATACCCCAGATACAACACGGCCACGCTGGGCAACACGGCGTGCGCCAGATTCATCAGAAAATTGGCCGTCGCGAGGCCGAAGAGTTCGTGATGGGAGCGCAGCAGGATCAATGCCCCGACCGGATTGGCTCGGCGCCATTGAAACGGCGCCCGTTTTTCAACCGCGAGTGATTCCGGCAACACAAAAAATCCATAACAGGCATTGAGCAGACTGGTCGCCGCCGCTCCCCAAAAGGGCCAGCGTGGATCGATGGCGCCCAAGAGTCCCCCCACGGCCGGGCCCAACACGAAACCGAGTCCGAACGAGGCGCCCATCATGCCGAATGCCGCAGCCCGTTTCTCCGGAGGCGTTACATCGGCGATGTAGGCGCCCGCCGTGCTGAAGCTCGATGACGCGATGCCGGAAATCACCCGTCCGGCGAACAGCCAGGAGACAGTCGGCGCCAAGGCCATCAGAATGAAATCGAGGCCGAGACCAAGATTAGACAGGAGGACAACCGGACGACGCCCGAACCGATCCGATAGAGCGCCTTGAATCGGTGAGCAGACAAACTGCATCAACGCCCATGCCGTGCCCATGAGGCCATAAATCTCTGCCGCCTGCGCCGTGTCACCGCCGAGAAACTCCTCGACCAGCTTCGGCAGCACGGGAATGATGATCCCGAACGACAACATGTCGAGCACGACGGTCACGAGGATAAAATAGATCGCCGCTTGGCGCGGGTGAGGTGAAGGCGGAATGTGCGTCATAACCGGCGCCATCGTAACAGGCCGGCCGCACCGGCGGATACAAAAAGGCGCGGGCTCGGCTACTCAGCGATTTTCACGACGTGACCAACCCTTCCTCCTCTTGCCCCTGGCTTTCTGGTACCCTGCTGCCGATGCCCGCCACCCTCCAAGCCTTTATCGCCGTCTTTCTCCTTGGCGCGATACTCCGCTCCTCCGGACTGCTGGGAAAGCCTCATACGGAACGGCTTGCTGCGTTCGTGTTTTCAATCAGCCTTCCAGCCACCATTGTCGTCTCACTCGACCATGTCGTGATTGGTGCCGGCGCATGGAAACTGCCGGCGGCAGCATGCCTCATCACCCTCTCCATGCTGGTCTGCGCGTGGCCGCTCACACGCCTCCTGCACCTGCCACGCGCGTCGCAGGGCGGATTCCTCCTCGGCACCGGCTGTATTAATTCCGTCTACTTTGCCTATCCCGTCGTGCTGGCCACGTTCGGCGCCGGCGGACTCGCACAGGCGATCCTGTTCGACTTAGGCCAAACCACGCTGACACTCACCCTGCTCTATGCCATTGCCGTGTGGCACGGGACCAAGAGCGCGACCGCTCGATCGGCACTCGCGCGATTCGTCTCCTCGCCGCCCTTGTGGGCCCTCGGCGTCAGTCTCCTCTGTTCGCTGGCGCAGTGGCATCTCCCGACCTGGCTGCGGGAGCTCCTCATGCCCGTTCACTTGACCACGACACCACTGGCGAGCCTGGTTCTGGGCCTGTCGAGTAGTTTCACCACACTGCGCCGCACCTGGCTCCTCGCGCTGGCCGGCGTCTCGATGCGGATGCTTGGCGGCTTGCTTCTTGGACTGGGTGTGACCGCCGCCTTACAGCTCGCGGGGATGGAGCGGGCGATCGTCATCCTGATTGCCGCGATGCCGTCGGCCGTCACCGCCGTGATCTTCGCCGCAGACACGGGGCTCGACGAAGACCTGGTCACGTCGATCGTCGCACTCTCTATTTGTTTCGGCATCGCCCTGCTTCCGTGGTTGCCGCAACTGATCCGGTTGTTGGAATAAGACTCTCAGCATTCCCACAGCTGTGGGAACAGCATCACGCCTTGTGAGCTTTTTGCGACGGCAAAAATTGCCGACGGCATCGTGCAACCAAGCGCCACGCCGCTGCAGGCTCCGATCCCGGCACATTTCCTGACGATTTTTGGGGCGACGACACGACCCTTCGGGAACACGGTCTACGGTATGGTGCTTGCTCTTTCCATCAGTACACAGACTGGAGGATTCCATCATGCATGACGCCGCACTCTGGGTCAGTTGGTATGTCTGGCTGCTGGCCGTTCCCGTTCTGGTCATCGGCACGCTCATTCGAGACTGGTTACACCGGCGTGATCCGGTGCGACTGCGCAAGCGATCGTCGTAGAGGACCATCGACCTCGATCCTGCTTGTTTCACTCAGCGCGGTCAGGACTCCACGCAGCACGCCACACTCCATCAACCGCATGTCATTCCGATAGTCAGCAACCATTCATTGCAGGCTACCTAGTCGTATCGGATGGGATACGACTCTGTATCGTATGTGATACCTGCGCCTGCACGCCCCGACACGACGCATCGAGCTGACACCAATCAAAGCGCTTGTTATTGTGTACGAATGGGCGCCCTCTGGCCTCATGGCCCAAAGGTTGCCCTTCCTGTTTTCAGCATGAATACCGATCTAAACCCGGCACGTGGCGAGCCGTACACAAGACTGTGAACAGGAGGTCGTCATGAATAGTGTTTCGTATCGATCATGCATCGCACTTGTCAGCCCATACGTGATCGTCATACCTGTGGCGATCCTGTCCGGCTGTGTCCCTCCACCGCCCCATCAGTTCGTGCCCGGAGGCCCGGTCGGGGAAGCAGGAGAAACCGTGCCAGGTCCCCGGCAAGCCAGCGACGACGAGGTGCGCGCCATGCTGGCAGAATCTTCGCTGCACCACCAGAATCCTTCCGAGCGAGTCGATCTGAATGGACTGCTCACACAAATTTCTCAAGCCACCACCTTCCGGCAGAAGCAGCGTTTGGTGGATCAATACCACCATGCGGCCCTGCTTCTGCCGGAAGCCGACCGCAATCAAGCCTTTCAACGGTTACGAGACCTGGGGAATCAGAAGAAAATGACCCAGTGACGGCACGCATGAGTCGATTCGAATCGTTCGAGCCTGCTCACACAGAGAAAGGACGTCACCATGAAGCCACGACGAATCCTCGCCCTGCTACTGCTCGGCCTGACCGTCATCATGGGCGCGAGGCTCCTCACTGCCGAGCCGGCCTCAGCGCATAACTGGCTCGGAGATTGCGTCGTCGATTTCGATAATACCTTCGCCTTGACCTACATCTACGGACAAGCGAGGGGCAACTTCGGCGTCCCCACAGGCATCGATAATTCCGGGGAGCTGCAACCCTGTAATGCGACCCATCAAGCCTGTTGGACCTATCGCCATCGCTGCTTCGGCAACTACATCAACGTCGAAGATATGACCTATGGCCATATCCATCTGACGTTCGAAAGCCCGAGTCTCCTCACGCCTTGCTTTGTCGATCCGGGGGACGGTCCCGGCGCCGGATATGGCCGCTCGGTGGGAAATGATTGCGTGGCAGCCGACTGGATCCATGAACCACGAACACTCGGCACACATGGGAAAGATCACTGGATCAAAATCTGGATGGAAGATCGGGTAAGCCACCAACCGCGCGTCTTCGATATGCCGATCATCAGAGTGACGGGCACCGAGCCGATTCAATTGTGGTTCAAGAAGAGCAACGGCACCTGGTGGTATTGGTCGAGCCTCGCGCCCAACCCCTGGCTGGTCGGCGGATGGGTGCAGGATGTGATTGAAGTGCGGATTCGAGGAGCTCAGGCTGCGATGGGCCCGTACTTTATCGGCGCCTTCTCGATCCTGGATTAACGGCTGTTGATGCAGCCCGCCAGCAGCGTGCTCGCTTCGTTGAGGACTCACCGTACGGCATATGTACGATTGCTGTTGTCTCTCGCTGCGGGTACGCTGGGCAGATGTTGCGAGAAGAAGGTTCGAGCGTCATTCAGGAATTTGCACCTTAATGCTGAGCGCCTTACGATCGTCGGTGATCTGTGCCACGATCTTGTCGCCGGTCTTTAACCGTCCGCCCACCACACCTTCGATTTTCGTCTCAGGCGTCACCTTTAGACGTTCTTCGTGACCGGAAAATTCTTTGACGACCAGTTCGCCCTCATCCCAATAGAGCACATCGGCCTTGATCACCATGGCCGTGGCCTGTGTCCCTTCAACGGCTGCTGCGGGAACGATTGAGACAAAGAAGAGATAGACTGCGAGAAGAAGTACCATCACGGATCCTCCCGTTTTTTCTCTTAGACTACCGATCGACAAAGACCACTGTCAATCGGTGAGCGTTCAGCATCGCTCCACTCTAAAGCGGTGATCCTCTAGGGATTCGATGGCGGGAGCCCTGAGACCTTTCCGGTGGACTGAGGAGGAAACGGTTCTGACCGTTCCCCCGCTCGTCTGGAGATAATAGTCCCACCACTCCATTTAATGATCTCATTAATTTGGTCGTTCATGGTCGGCTTCAGCGCAACCCCGAATACTCCTGACTCTGCATCGATCGAAAATGGAATCCATTGCCTCATGATCGCAAACGCTCTGAAGTAATACTGCACATTCAGTTCGGAAGCGGTAGGGTCGAAAACCAAATTGGCATAAGACGCGCCATAACCCAATGCCCCAAAGCTATACATCGGCCATGCGTCGCTCAGCTTTAACGTATTGGCATCCACCCTCTCGATGGACCATTGCTCTTGGGATTGCTGTGCGATCCGGTCAAGGGGATGGTCAGGAACCGTCGCCCTGATGTATGTCGCAGACGACGAGCAACCGACCGTACACAACCCCATCAGCAACATACAAATCCCGAACAGGCGTCGACTTCGCGTACGCACTCCTTCTGCCATAGGATAGAAACCAAAAGTGGCTGAGCCTCAACACAAAAAAAGGTCTGTGAGTCAGCTCATCACCCAGTCTATCTCCGGCATTCAGTGCCTCCTAGAGAAACAGGAAATTTCTGCGAAGTTGGGGCAAGGCGCGGGGTAGGCCTCGACTACGCACGTCGATCGAGGCTTTTCTGAAAGAGTCTACCTAGGAGTGGGCAAGCAGCCTTGACTACGAACATGGGCCGAGCACATTCTGATCGTACGCGCGACGCGACGAAGAAGGAGCGTCATGTTTGCGCACGGGCGCGAGACGGTGAGCGCCCCGTGTCTTCGGGGACTTACCCATGCCGCCCCTCTCCTAACATTTCGATCCATCCATCCGACACGCTTCCGCACGATCGTTAAAACCTGAATTGCGTAAGCTTTCGTAGACATTCTGCTGCCGTTCCATGTCCCGATCGTACTGAGTCTTTTCCCGCACATCCGACTGATACCCGCCACCGGAATTCGGCCTTGGCTGTCGCGCCACGAGCACTTTGCGCACCTCGGTCTCGTAATACCCGCGGGTTTGAGGGTCTGGATCTTTCTGGTAACAGGTGTTCAAGAGCTTGCGCCCTTCAGTGTCATGTCCGAGCGCGTAATGAGCAAATCCAACGTTGCAGTAGGCATTCGGCGTGTCCGGGTCGAGCTTCAGGACGATTTCAGCATCCTGCAGGGCATTCTGAAACTGTTCGTGGCGGCTGTAGATTTCCGCGCGGGCTTTGTAGGCGCCGACATGTTTGGGATCGAAACGGATTGCAGCGGTGAAATCGTCGAGGGCTTCGCCGTCCTTCCCCTGATACTCGCGTACATAGGTCAATCCGCGGCCATAGTGCGCTTCGGCACTGGGACGAAGACGAATCGAGGTCGAATAGTCATCCAGGGCCTGCGGAATCTGACCGAGCATCTTACCGGCCTTGGCGCGGACGAGATAGGCGTCGGCTTTGTTCGGCAGGCGGCGAATGACTTCCGACGCATCCTGCAGCGCCTGCGCGTAGGACCCGAGATAGTAATAACAGCGGGCCCGCGCGAGATACAGACCGGTCTGATTGCGTTTTTGTTCGAGTACGTGAGTGAGGAGGTCGAGGGTGGACTGATTGTGCTTGCCATTCAGCTCGCAGTTGGCGTCCGCGGATGGACCGCCACAGGCCGCTGTCAGGAGGAGACCGCACAGCGCGACGATCATGCCCGCACAACGACCGGCTTGTCCCATGGCCCACCTCCGGAGACGGGCGCATTATCCACTTGTCGAACAAACCACGTCAACGTTTTACTGGAGCCAATTGGACCGGGCCATTCGCTAAAATCCGACTGAAACGCCGGCGGTCCCGAGCAATGCCGCTCGGTCGGCAGGCCCCAGAAATTCGGTGCCGAGTCCACCATCCAGCACGACCCGCGAGGTCAGTTGATGTCGGATTCCAACCTCCACTCCGGTATGGTTCTGTTGTCCGCGCAAATCCGACTGCCTGGTATAGACACTCACGATAAGCGTATCGCGGAAGCTGTTCGGATACCCCAGCGGATAGCTGACGGCCGCCACCGCACGATAGGTGCCGGGCCGCTCCTGCCCCTGCGGTGAGCCAAGCA
This window harbors:
- a CDS encoding GIY-YIG nuclease family protein — its product is MMWIVYILECADGSLYTGITNDLARRLRAHASGRGAKYTKRRGPFTVRYTESWESKGAALQREAAIKSLDRAAKQALLAAGP
- a CDS encoding tetratricopeptide repeat protein, with protein sequence MIGFWFLFLWCLPAQVWAVSPGEVTPAASPNQLSGHELLRIGEVHDKQEHWPETLTYYQLALSKFREKKQQQGIATALMKIARVHERQGKLQEAHTSLQEAEHLFAQAADRSAHAEALLAMGRVAAQLGQREESRDALMRAAALFTRVRNARGWNETMVQLGLLQVVEGSADAGLSSLQQAAEEARTRRHVDQQFTATVALGDAYWLLGRLEDARTHYLDALALAQTEHHLPFEGMLHLRLARLDQGKETLNDRVALGKRAIQIAQAIHDTAAEAEAWSLLADLHRQSGQQAEADAAETRALALYRSRELFVHGVQ
- a CDS encoding TCR/Tet family MFS transporter — translated: MAPVMTHIPPSPHPRQAAIYFILVTVVLDMLSFGIIIPVLPKLVEEFLGGDTAQAAEIYGLMGTAWALMQFVCSPIQGALSDRFGRRPVVLLSNLGLGLDFILMALAPTVSWLFAGRVISGIASSSFSTAGAYIADVTPPEKRAAAFGMMGASFGLGFVLGPAVGGLLGAIDPRWPFWGAAATSLLNACYGFFVLPESLAVEKRAPFQWRRANPVGALILLRSHHELFGLATANFLMNLAHAVLPSVAVLYLGYRYGWGPSAVGFTLAAVGICAMIVQGTLVRPITAKLGERRTLLTGLLCGATGFAIYGLAPTPFVYCLGIPVMAFWGLAGPSAQVFMTRRVSASEQGQLQGAIACLTGIAGLLGPTLFTQTFAAFIGPQADWHLPGAPYLLSTVLLLIGAGTAWRATRPV
- a CDS encoding DUF2127 domain-containing protein, whose product is MQMSDPPHRSSLAPIALFKVWKGLLVLLAGSGFLRWIDPEIDAFLSPLLDGLHVTAHQRLLHALVLTVDALPRHSVVVMSLVSLGYAALLLIEGFGLWSEASWAAYLTVISTCVLLPGEWHLVMRDWSMSGAAVLAVNIVIVAYLLRRLADETLR
- a CDS encoding tetratricopeptide repeat protein, with the translated sequence MGQAGRCAGMIVALCGLLLTAACGGPSADANCELNGKHNQSTLDLLTHVLEQKRNQTGLYLARARCYYYLGSYAQALQDASEVIRRLPNKADAYLVRAKAGKMLGQIPQALDDYSTSIRLRPSAEAHYGRGLTYVREYQGKDGEALDDFTAAIRFDPKHVGAYKARAEIYSRHEQFQNALQDAEIVLKLDPDTPNAYCNVGFAHYALGHDTEGRKLLNTCYQKDPDPQTRGYYETEVRKVLVARQPRPNSGGGYQSDVREKTQYDRDMERQQNVYESLRNSGFNDRAEACRMDGSKC
- a CDS encoding nuclear transport factor 2 family protein, which produces MHEHFAQRLADDWIAAWNRHDLQAILSHYAPDIEFTSPFVSALSADASGTIRGLDRVRTYFRQGLTAYPDLRFELVRVLVGVGSLVLYYRSSVQGLLAAEMMIVNGEGLIQTVRVHYVKE
- a CDS encoding AAA family ATPase, with amino-acid sequence MAGATGPRQKKQASQPKQTRPAKKTRSARAGQPSGAVIVLSGATPLRRQKAAEVLAEELQLHLASVDLSAVVSAHARETEKNVTRVFDMANRHGSILFFDEADALFGKRSRVQDARDRFAQADVSYLLQSIEKHQGLVIVATNGKSRIEDAFSPEKPVIVLGGTAKRSSSKKKPTTPAATSKKKAPRTR